The following are encoded together in the Coregonus clupeaformis isolate EN_2021a chromosome 24, ASM2061545v1, whole genome shotgun sequence genome:
- the LOC121538418 gene encoding ATPase family AAA domain-containing protein 3-like — MSWLFGWGRGSSKPPTDEAETPGGKGGSSDKSFGEKPKDKWSNFDPTGLERAAKSARELDRSRHAKEALDLARMQEQSVQLEHQSKVKEYEAALEQLKGEQIRLQAEERRKTLTEETKQNQARAQYQDKLARQRYDDQLRQQQALNEENLRKQEESVTKQEAMRKATIEHEMALRHKNELLRVEAESAARAKVERENADLIREQIRLKAAEHRQTVLESIRTAGAVFGEGFHAFVSDWDKLTATVAGFTLLAVGVYSARNATGVIGRYIEARLGKPSLVRETSRITVSEAIKHPIKTTKRLRSRPQDALEGVVLSPSLEERVRDIAIATRNTRQNKGLYRNILMYGPPGTGKTLFAKKLALHSGMDYAIMTGGDVAPMGRDGVTAMHKVFDWASTSRRGLLLFVDEADAFLRKRSTETISEDLRSTLNAFLYRTGEQSNKFMLVLASNQPEQFDWAINDRIDEIVNFALPGLEERERLVRLYFDRFVLEPATLGRQRMKLTQFDYGQKCSDIAIRAEGMSGREISKLGVAWQAAAYSSEDGVLTEAMIDARVDDAVRQHAQKMDWLHMEGGAESAGKHGVVVPKEAAAASVIGFTAVQEAVPQFLDSVPTIQAVLPVMEAIISSAQAAAEAEPVKVEEAAAIIEEAVTLVKEAEAATPIVTETIAEFTALKEAEVVEAPVETATAIPLMQEVEIIKDVPEKAIASLVPETVAVPKVKVYVTAEVSAPKEAEAEVLVDTAPIIKEEPTQTKTNQELDAAEAVKESEAIAVESEATAATVAKETEATAVPVAQETDAAATPGGAETEAAATLVVTETDAAPVVVETEAAATPIVMKTEVAATPIATETSDSDSETEAATTLVAPETETAATHVTKETEATVTPVAQNTEVTTAKVDTETAAEVPATVLAKESEVTETAAAKKAVDPEIPVTPESDPSKVETPQAKDQEGDDPTKPKDPHKNKNKW; from the exons ATGTCGTGGCTCTTCGGCTGGGGAAGGGGGTCCAGCAAACCACCGACAGATGAAGCAGAGACGcctggaggaaaagggggatcTTCGGATAAATCGTTCGGAGAGAAGCCCAAGGACAAATGGAGTAACTTCGACCCGACTGGGCTTGAACGAGCGGCAAAATCTGCGAGGGAACTTGACAGATCAC GCCATGCGAAAGAGGCACTTGATCTGGCTCGCATGCAGGAGCAGTCGGTACAGCTGGAGCATCAGAGTAAAGTGAAG GAATATGAAGCAGCCTTGGAGCAGCTGAAGGGGGAACAGATCCGTCTCCAGGCAGAGGAAAGGCGGAAAACACTTACAGAGGAGACCAAGCAAAATCAAGCG AGGGCACAGTATCAAGACAAACTTGCCAGACAGAGATATGACGATCAACTCAGGCAACAG CAAGCCCTCAACGAGGAGAACTTGCGCAAGCAAGAGGAATCAGTAACAAAGCAGGAGGCTATGCGAAAAG CCACTATTGAACATGAAATGGCTTTGCGGCACAAGAACGAATTGCTTCGTGTGGAGGCGGAGTCTGCAGCTCGTGCCAAGGTAGAGCGGGAGAATGCGGACCTCATCCGTGAACAGATCCGCCTTAAAGCAGCCGAACACAGGCAGACGGTCTTGGAGTCCATCAG GACTGCAGGAGCAGTGTTCGGGGAAGGGTTCCATGCCTTTGTGTCCGATTGGGATAAACTCACTGCCACG GTGGCTGGGTTCACACTGCTGGCGGTGGGGGTGTATTCAGCACGGAACGCCACCGGGGTGATTGGGCGCTACATCGAGGCTCGTCTGGGAAAGCCTTCGCTGGTCCGAGAGACCTCCAGAATCACTGTTAGCGAGGCCATCAAACACCCTATTAAG ACAACGAAGCGTCTGAGAAGTAGACCACAGGATGCTCTGGAGGGAGTAGTTCTTAGT CCATCCCTGGAGGAGCGTGTGAGGGACATTGCCATCGCGACTCGTAACACTCGACAGAATAAGGGGCTCTATAGAAACATCCTTATGTATGGACCCCCTGGTACTGGCAAGACCCTTTTTGCCAAG AAACTGGCCCTCCATTCTGGGATGGATTACGCCATCATGACAGGTGGAGATGTAGCCCCCATGGGCCGTGACGGCGTGACGGCCATGCACAAGGTCTTTGACTGGGCCAGCACAAGCCGGCGCGG CCTCCTGCTTTTTGTAGATGAAGCAGATGCATTCCTACGCAAGAGATCCACA GAGACAATCAGTGAGGACCTCAGATCCACCCTTAACGCATTCCTTTATCGCACTGGAGAGCAGAGCAACAA gtTTATGCTAGTGTTGGCCAGTAACCAGCCTGAGCAGTTTGACTGGGCCATCAATGACCGTATTGATGAGATTGTAAACTTTGCCTTGCCTggtctggaggagagggagagactggtgCGCCTGTACTTTGACAGATTTGTACTGGAGCCCGCCACATTAGGGAGACA GAGAATGAAGTTGACCCAGTTTGACTATGGCCAGAAGTGTTCGGACATTGCTATTCGTGCAGAGGGCATGTCGGGCCGTGAGATCTCTAAACTGGGTGTGGCCTGGCAG GCTGCAGCATACTCCTCAGAAGACGGCGTCTTGACGGAAGCTATGATCGATGCGCGCGTTGACGACGCTGTCCGTCAGCACGCGCAAAAAATGGACTGGCTCCACATGGAAGGGGGTGCGGAAAGTGCAGGTAAGCATGGGGTGGTGGTGCCAAAGGAGGCGGCAGCAGCGAGTGTAATAGGATTCACAGCGGTGCAAGAGGCTGTACCACAGTTCCTGGATTCAGTCCCCACCATCCAAGCGGTGCTCCCTGTCATGGAGGCCATCATCTCCAGCGCTCAGGCCGCAGCGGAAGCTGAGCCAGTGAAGGTTGAAGAGGCAGCTGCCATTATTGAGGAGGCAGTTACTCTAGTTAAGGAGGCAGAGGCTGCTACCCCCATTGTCACTGAGACTATTGCAGAATTTACAGCACTCAAGGAGGCAGAAGTGGTGGAGGCTCCTGTGGAAACTGCTACTGCTATCCCATTGATGCAGGAGGTAGAGATAATCAAGGATGTGCCAGAAAAGGCTATAGCATCTCTTGTTCCAGAGACTGTAGCAGTGCCTAAGGTAAAGGTCTATGTGACAGCAGAGGTGTCTGCACCCAAGGAGGCAGAAGCAGAGGTACTTGTAGACACAGCCCCTATCATTAAAGAAGAACCAACTCAAACTAAAACCAACCAAGAGTTGGATGCCGCTGAAGCAGTCAAAGAGTCAGAAGCCATTGCAGTAGAGTCGGAGGCCACAGCAGCCACTGTTGCCAAGGAGACCGAGGCCACAGCAGTTCCCGTTGCCCAGGAGACCGATGCTGCAGCAACCCCCGGTGGCGCGGAGACAGAAGCCGCAGCAACCCTTGTTGTCACGGAGACCGATGCCGCACCCGTTGTCGTGGAAACAGAGGCAGCAGCAACCCCCATTGTCATGAAGACCGAGGTCGCCGCAACCCCGATTGCCACAGAGACCTCTGATTCTGATTCTGAAACTGAGGCTGCAACAACTCTCGTTGCCCCGGAGACTGAGACCGCAGCAACCCATGTAACCAAGGAGACAGAGGCCACAGTAACCCCTGTGGCCCAGAACACAGAGGTCACTACAGCAAAGGTTGACACAGAAACTGCAGCTGAGGTCCCTGCAACTGTTTTGGCCAAGGAATCTGAGGTGACTGAAACTGCAGCTGCCAAGAAAGCAGTGGACCCTGAAATCCCTGTCACTCCCGAGTCAGATCCTAGTAAAGTTGAAACACCTCAAGCAAAGGACCAGGAAGGTGATGACCCAACCAAACCAAAAGAccctcataaaaataaaaataaatggtgA